The window TCCGAGACCTGCCCACCAGCGGTTCGGCTAGCGCCAGCAAAGAGCCAGCCGCCAAGCGCGGCAAGGCCGCCGCGGGTGAAGGTCCGGTGCTCACGCCGAAAGAGAAGGCGCGCAAGCAGCTGGTCTCGCGCATGGGTGTCGATCCCGATCATGGCTGGAAAGCCAAGTACGAGATCCTCCCGGGCAAGGAAAAGGTCATCGAAGAGCTACGACGGCTCGCCAAAGATGCTGACACCATCTATCTCGCAACCGACTTGGATCGCGAGGGGGAAGCCATTGCCTGGCACCTGCGCGAAGCCATCGGTGGTGATGACAGCCGCTACAAGCGCGTGGTGTTCAACGAAATCACCAAGAAGGCGATTCAGGAAGCCTTCTCCAAGCCGGGCGAGCTGGACATCGACCGTGTAAACGCCCAGCAGGCGCGTCGTTTCCTCGACCGCGTGGTGGGTTACATGGTATCGCCGCTGCTGTGGGCCAAAGTTGCCCGTGGCCTGTCCGCCGGTCGCGTGCAATCGGTTGCCGTGAAGCTGGTGGTCGAGCGTGAGCGTGAAATTCGCGCGTTCAACCCGGAAGAGTACTGGGAAGTTCATGCCGACCTCGGCACCGCCAAGGGCGCGACTGTGCGTTTTGATGTGGCGCGCGAGAAAGGCGAAGCCTTCAAGCCGCTGAACGAAACCCAGGCCATGGCCGCACTGGAAAAGCTCAAGGCTTCCAGCTACAGCATCGTCAAGCGCGAAGACAAACCGACCAGCAGCAAGCCGTCGGCACCGTTCATCACTTCCACCCTGCAACAGGCCGCGAGTAACCGCCTGGGCTTCGGCGTGAAGAAAACCATGATGATGGCCCAGCGTTTGTACGAAGCCGGCTACATCACTTACATGCGTACCGACTCCACCAACCTCTCGGTTGATGCCGTGACGATGGCGCGTACTTATATTGAAGGCGAGTTCGGCAAGAAGTACCTGCCGGAAAACCCGAACGTCTACAGCAGCAAGGAAGGCGCACAAGAGGCTCACGAAGCGATTCGTCCCTCCGATGCCAATACCGAGCCAAGCAAGCTGTCGGGCATGGAGCGCGATGCTGAGCGGCTCTATGAGCTGATCTGGCGCCAGTTCCTCGCTTGCCAGATGCTGCCGGCCCAATACCTGTCGACCACTGTCACCGTCGGTGCCGGCGATTTCGAGTTGCGTGCCAAAGGACGGATCCTGAAATTCGACGGTTACACCCGCGTCATGCCGCAAATTGCCAAGCCTGGCGATGACGACGTGCTGCCGGACATGGCTCAGGGCGACGCGATGAAGCTGATCAAGCTTGATCCGACCCAGCACTTCACCAAGCCGCCGGCGCGTTACTCGGAAGCGAGCCTGGTTAAAGAAATGGAAAAACGCGGCATCGGTCGTCCTTCGACCTACGCGGCGATCATTTCGACGATCCAGGATCGTGGCTACGTTGCGCTGCACAACCGTCGTTTCTACTCGGAAAAGATGGGCGACATCGTTACCGAACGTCTGGCCGAAAGCTTCTCCAATCTCATGGACTACGGCTTTACTGCCGGCATGGAAGAGAATCTCGATGACGTGGCCCAGGGTGAGCGCGACTGGAAGAACGTACTCGATGAGTTCTATGGCGACTTCAAGAAGAAGCTCGAAGTAGCCGAAAGCGCCGAAGGCGGAATGCGCGCCAATCAGCCGGTAATGACCGATATTCCGTGTGTGTTGTGCGGTCGTCCGATGCAGATTCGCACCGCATCGACCGGCGTGTTCCTCGGCTGCTCGGGCTACAGCCTGCCGCCGAAAGAGCGCTGCAAGGCTACGGTCAACCTGGTGCCGGGTGATGAAATCGCGGCGGACGACGAAGGTGAATCGGAATCGCTGGTGCTGCGTGGCAAGCATCGCTGCCCGATCTGCAGCACGGCGATGGACGCTTACTTGCTGGATGAGAAGCGCAAGCTGCACATCTGCGGTAACAACCCGGATTGCTCTGGCTACGAAATCGAAGAGGGCACCTATCGCATCAAGGGCTACGAAGGTCCGAGCCTGGAGTGCGACAAGTGCGGCAGCGAGATGCAGCTCAAGACCGGCCGTTTCGGCAAGTTCTTCGGTTGTACCAACGCGACGTGCAAGAACACCCGCAAACTGTTGAAAAGCGGTGATGCAGCACCGCCGAAGATGGATCCGGTGAAGATGCCTGAGCTGAAATGCGAAAAGGTCAACGACACTTACATCCTGCGCGACGGTGCTTCCGGCCTGTTCCTGGCGGCCAGTCAATTCCCGAAAAACCGCGAAACCCGAGCTCCGCTGGTCATGGAAATTGTGCCGCACAAGGATGAGATCGATCCGAAGTACCACTTCCTCTGCGAAGCGCCGAAGAAAGATCCGGACGGCCTGCCTGCGGTGATCCGTTATAGCCGTAAAACCAAAGAGCAGTACGTGCAGACTGAAGTCGAGGGTAAGCCTACTGGCTGGAAAGCCTACTACGACGGCGGCAAGTGGACAGTTGAAGACAAGCGCCCGGCGAAGACTGCCAAGGCTTAAAAGGCGCTGAACACAAAAGGCCGCATGACAACCCTCGGGTTTTCATGCGGCCTTTTTGTTTTGTGCTTGCGGGAAGCGGAGCTGATCCACGACACTGTCTGACCTGCGTGAAGCAATTATTTCGTTGTGGAGGCTGCCGTCATGGCCCACGAACTCTATACCCGTACCAACCAGAAGATTTACTTCGCCGGCCTGTCGCTGGAAGCGCTCGCCAGAGCCGAAGAGGGGCGGGCGATGAATTCCCTGGCGCTGATCCAGGCCGGACGTGAATCGGCGTTATTTCACCTTTACGGTGCATTGCTTGGGCTGTGCCATGAAATCGCCGGTT of the Pseudomonas frederiksbergensis genome contains:
- the topA gene encoding type I DNA topoisomerase gives rise to the protein MGKSLVIVESPAKAKTINKYLGNQYVVKSSIGHIRDLPTSGSASASKEPAAKRGKAAAGEGPVLTPKEKARKQLVSRMGVDPDHGWKAKYEILPGKEKVIEELRRLAKDADTIYLATDLDREGEAIAWHLREAIGGDDSRYKRVVFNEITKKAIQEAFSKPGELDIDRVNAQQARRFLDRVVGYMVSPLLWAKVARGLSAGRVQSVAVKLVVEREREIRAFNPEEYWEVHADLGTAKGATVRFDVAREKGEAFKPLNETQAMAALEKLKASSYSIVKREDKPTSSKPSAPFITSTLQQAASNRLGFGVKKTMMMAQRLYEAGYITYMRTDSTNLSVDAVTMARTYIEGEFGKKYLPENPNVYSSKEGAQEAHEAIRPSDANTEPSKLSGMERDAERLYELIWRQFLACQMLPAQYLSTTVTVGAGDFELRAKGRILKFDGYTRVMPQIAKPGDDDVLPDMAQGDAMKLIKLDPTQHFTKPPARYSEASLVKEMEKRGIGRPSTYAAIISTIQDRGYVALHNRRFYSEKMGDIVTERLAESFSNLMDYGFTAGMEENLDDVAQGERDWKNVLDEFYGDFKKKLEVAESAEGGMRANQPVMTDIPCVLCGRPMQIRTASTGVFLGCSGYSLPPKERCKATVNLVPGDEIAADDEGESESLVLRGKHRCPICSTAMDAYLLDEKRKLHICGNNPDCSGYEIEEGTYRIKGYEGPSLECDKCGSEMQLKTGRFGKFFGCTNATCKNTRKLLKSGDAAPPKMDPVKMPELKCEKVNDTYILRDGASGLFLAASQFPKNRETRAPLVMEIVPHKDEIDPKYHFLCEAPKKDPDGLPAVIRYSRKTKEQYVQTEVEGKPTGWKAYYDGGKWTVEDKRPAKTAKA